The Halobellus sp. MBLA0158 genome has a window encoding:
- the proS gene encoding proline--tRNA ligase — protein sequence MSDEQELGITESKEYNTGEWYAEVVQKADLANYAPEGMSGFIVTRPRAYELWERLQGHLDSLFKDTGVQNAYFPMFIPESYLEQEKDIVEGFDPEVAWVDRAGKEELEEPLAVRPTSESIITPYISQWVRSHRDLPLRVNQWVSVVRWEATETKPFFRTKEFLWQEGHTAHATREDAWEETTRRLDQYEETYEDLLAMPVLRGAKPEHDKFPGADTTTTVEALMPDGKSVQGATSHYLGTSFAEAFDITYTDEDEDEQIAHTTSWGLSWRALGALIMTHSDDQGLVLPPAIAPEQIVIVPIWQADTKDDVLEYAEDIAADLEDAGIRVELDDRDERNPGFKFNEWELKGVPVRMEIGPNEADDGTVTLVHRPDGESEEESREDIVDTVEEHFDEVYAKLYAAAEENLESNVREADDRAEILGTIGQHGGYVKAPWCGDEACEGEIKDQIAAEIVMVPLNDEDAEIHGGESCAICDDDAEETAYFAKSY from the coding sequence ATGAGCGACGAGCAGGAACTCGGCATCACCGAGTCGAAAGAGTACAACACGGGCGAGTGGTACGCCGAGGTCGTCCAGAAGGCCGACCTCGCGAACTACGCGCCCGAGGGGATGAGCGGCTTCATCGTCACGCGCCCCCGGGCCTACGAACTCTGGGAGCGCCTCCAGGGCCACTTGGACTCCCTGTTCAAGGACACGGGCGTCCAGAACGCCTACTTCCCGATGTTCATCCCCGAGAGCTACCTCGAACAGGAAAAGGACATCGTCGAGGGCTTCGACCCCGAGGTCGCGTGGGTCGACCGCGCCGGCAAAGAGGAGTTAGAGGAGCCCCTTGCGGTCCGGCCGACTTCCGAGTCGATCATCACGCCGTACATCTCCCAGTGGGTCCGCAGCCACCGCGACCTCCCGCTCCGCGTGAATCAGTGGGTCTCTGTCGTCCGCTGGGAAGCCACGGAGACGAAGCCGTTCTTCCGGACGAAGGAGTTCCTCTGGCAGGAGGGCCACACCGCCCACGCCACCCGCGAGGACGCGTGGGAGGAGACCACCCGTCGGCTCGACCAGTACGAGGAGACCTACGAGGACCTGCTCGCGATGCCCGTCCTCCGCGGCGCGAAGCCCGAACACGACAAATTCCCCGGCGCCGACACGACCACCACCGTGGAGGCGCTGATGCCCGACGGCAAGTCCGTCCAGGGCGCGACCTCCCACTACCTCGGAACCTCCTTCGCGGAGGCGTTCGACATCACCTACACCGACGAGGACGAGGACGAACAGATAGCCCACACGACCTCGTGGGGGCTCTCCTGGCGGGCGCTCGGCGCGCTGATTATGACTCACTCCGACGATCAGGGGCTCGTCCTGCCGCCCGCGATCGCGCCCGAGCAGATCGTGATCGTCCCGATCTGGCAGGCCGACACGAAAGACGACGTGCTGGAGTACGCCGAGGACATCGCCGCAGACCTCGAAGACGCCGGCATCCGCGTCGAACTCGACGACCGCGACGAGCGGAATCCGGGCTTCAAGTTCAACGAGTGGGAGCTGAAGGGCGTCCCCGTCCGGATGGAGATCGGCCCCAACGAGGCCGACGACGGGACCGTCACGCTCGTCCACCGGCCCGACGGGGAGTCTGAAGAAGAGAGTCGCGAAGATATCGTCGACACCGTCGAGGAGCACTTCGACGAGGTCTACGCGAAGCTCTATGCGGCGGCCGAGGAGAACCTCGAATCGAACGTCCGAGAAGCCGACGACAGGGCGGAGATCCTCGGGACGATCGGCCAGCACGGCGGCTACGTCAAGGCGCCGTGGTGCGGCGACGAGGCCTGCGAAGGCGAGATCAAAGACCAGATCGCCGCCGAGATCGTGATGGTCCCGCTGAACGACGAGGACGCGGAGATCCACGGCGGCGAGTCGTGTGCGATCTGCGACGACGACGCCGAGGAGACGGCGTACTTCGCGAAGTCGTACTGA
- the dacZ gene encoding diadenylate cyclase, translated as MTALSDLLGDVVSGVEGAFLFSPSSSHYERFVDADLDVDLVVVAPENAVGAETFVELPLEFDNVRDRIRFGIEGALEQDLVEEGDNVACSVRVFDGDPDGVVRVRIDESMRSGIYDLFANSRADPGVIRDVFEVAIELGKKGQKGKPVGALFVVGDAGKVMNKSRPLSYNPFEKSHVHVGDPIVNVMLKEFSRLDGAFVISDSGKIVSAYRYLEPAAEGVDIPKGLGARHMAAAAITRDTNATAIVLSESDGLVRAFKSGQIILEIDPEEY; from the coding sequence ATGACGGCGTTATCGGACCTCCTGGGGGATGTCGTGTCGGGCGTCGAGGGCGCGTTCCTGTTCTCGCCGAGCAGTTCCCACTACGAGCGGTTCGTCGACGCCGACCTCGACGTGGACCTGGTGGTCGTCGCCCCGGAGAACGCCGTCGGGGCCGAGACGTTCGTCGAACTGCCGCTCGAGTTCGACAACGTCCGCGACCGGATCCGGTTCGGCATCGAGGGCGCGCTCGAACAGGACCTCGTCGAGGAGGGCGACAACGTCGCCTGCAGCGTGCGCGTCTTCGACGGCGATCCCGACGGCGTGGTCCGCGTCCGCATCGACGAGTCGATGCGCTCGGGGATCTACGACCTCTTCGCGAACTCCCGGGCCGATCCGGGCGTCATCCGCGACGTCTTCGAGGTGGCGATCGAACTGGGTAAGAAGGGCCAGAAGGGCAAGCCCGTCGGCGCCCTGTTCGTTGTCGGCGACGCGGGCAAGGTGATGAACAAGTCCCGCCCGCTCAGCTACAACCCCTTCGAGAAGTCCCACGTCCACGTCGGCGACCCGATCGTGAACGTGATGCTCAAGGAGTTTTCCAGACTGGACGGCGCCTTCGTCATCTCCGACTCCGGAAAGATCGTCAGCGCCTACCGCTACCTCGAACCGGCGGCCGAGGGCGTCGACATCCCGAAGGGCCTCGGCGCGCGGCACATGGCCGCCGCGGCGATCACCCGCGACACCAACGCCACGGCGATCGTCCTCTCGGAGTCGGACGGCCTCGTCCGCGCGTTCAAGAGCGGTCAGATAATCCTGGAGATCGACCCGGAGGAATACTGA
- a CDS encoding mechanosensitive ion channel domain-containing protein: MTGVEAPAAASGAVPTALQFDTQILDRVIRTVPREIWAALLVIVVGLTVAFVLGALTTRILVRLGVPEAIEGTAFERTARNFDTSTVEVLGSLVRYFVIGIAVLLLLSIANISIAATFWSRTVQFLPQLFLAVVILIVGVVVGDKAHLVVSERLTGIKLPQIGVFPQIAKVTVFYIAVLIALSQLGVATLALVVLLAAYLFAVVLLGGIALSDLLKSGAAGSYLLLNQPYSIGDEVEIGGNRGIVQEVNLFVTHIENDGEEFVVPNSAVFEDGVVRIRE; this comes from the coding sequence ATGACCGGGGTCGAGGCGCCCGCGGCCGCGAGCGGAGCGGTTCCGACCGCGCTCCAGTTCGATACGCAGATCCTCGATCGGGTGATCCGGACCGTGCCCCGCGAGATCTGGGCGGCGCTCCTCGTGATCGTCGTCGGGCTGACGGTCGCGTTCGTCCTCGGGGCGCTGACGACCCGGATCCTCGTCCGCCTGGGCGTCCCGGAGGCGATCGAGGGGACCGCCTTCGAGCGGACCGCGCGGAACTTCGACACCTCGACCGTCGAGGTGCTGGGCTCTCTGGTGCGCTACTTCGTCATCGGGATCGCGGTCCTGCTGCTGCTGTCGATCGCGAACATCTCGATCGCGGCGACCTTCTGGAGCCGGACCGTCCAGTTCCTCCCGCAGCTGTTCCTCGCGGTCGTGATCCTCATCGTCGGCGTCGTCGTCGGCGACAAGGCCCACCTCGTCGTCAGCGAGCGCCTGACGGGGATCAAGCTCCCGCAGATCGGGGTGTTCCCGCAGATCGCGAAGGTAACCGTCTTCTACATCGCGGTGCTCATCGCGCTCTCCCAGCTCGGCGTCGCGACGCTCGCGCTGGTCGTCCTACTCGCGGCGTACCTCTTCGCCGTGGTCCTGCTCGGCGGGATCGCGCTCTCGGACCTTCTGAAGTCCGGTGCGGCCGGGTCGTACCTCCTCTTGAATCAGCCCTACTCTATCGGCGACGAGGTCGAGATCGGCGGAAACCGCGGGATCGTCCAGGAGGTGAACCTCTTCGTGACCCACATCGAGAACGACGGCGAGGAGTTCGTCGTCCCCAACAGCGCTGTCTTCGAGGACGGCGTCGTCCGCATCCGCGAGTAG
- a CDS encoding type II toxin-antitoxin system HicB family antitoxin: MSADVDGSDKGDDGGPVNITLKLGEETDLWIARDEDTGMTSQGPTRQAALSNLDEAVAGYKGAGDAPTEAELREFGIDPDENTAGDLESSDVFQ, encoded by the coding sequence ATGAGCGCCGATGTCGACGGGTCCGACAAAGGGGACGACGGTGGTCCGGTCAACATAACCCTGAAACTGGGCGAGGAGACCGATCTGTGGATCGCCCGCGACGAGGACACCGGCATGACGTCGCAGGGGCCCACCCGCCAGGCCGCGCTGTCGAATCTGGACGAGGCCGTCGCGGGCTACAAAGGGGCGGGCGACGCCCCGACGGAGGCGGAACTCAGGGAGTTCGGGATCGATCCCGACGAGAACACCGCGGGCGATCTCGAATCGTCCGACGTGTTCCAGTAG